A window of Acidobacteriota bacterium genomic DNA:
CGGCCAGGCCGGCGCCGACCGGGGCCGCCGAGCGGGTGGAGACGGTGAGCCCCTCGGCGCGAAAGTAGCGGAGCACGCGAGCCACCAGGCGTGACGCGGCGCCGTCTGCGAGCTCCGACCAGTGCGCCGCCTCCACCCGGGCTCCGGTGTCCTCCGCAACGATGCGCAGGCGCCCGTCGGGGTTGGGCGTCAGTTGGCACTCGGCCCGCACCGTGATGGCGGCGTTCAGGGTCTGGGCGTCGTCGTGGAGAAGATAGAGGGGCCAGATGTCCAGCGTCCCGCCCGCGAGGTCGACTCGCGTGGGAGCCGACGCGTGAACCCGCACGCAGGAATTATAATGAGCGCAGCCCCTTCGGATGCCTACAGGCTTGCGGCGTCATCTCGGACAACTGGTCGTGATCGGATTCGCCGGTGTTGCGCTGCCTGTGGAGTTGCGCGCAATCGCGCGCGAGTTCGATCTCGGCGGCGTGATCCTGTTTGCGAGGAACGTCGAAGCGCCGCTGCAGGTGGCGGAGATCGCGTACGACGTCAAGCAGCTCACGGAGATTCCGCCCTGGGTGTCGGTCGACCAGGAGGGCGGCCGGGTGCAGCGTCTGCGGGCGCCGTTCACGGAGTGGCCGCCGCTGGAAACGCTCGGGCGGCGCGGCGACGCGGATCTGACGGAGCGTTTCGGCCGCGCCCTCGCGCGCGAGTTGCGGAGCGTCGGCATCACGCTCGACTACGCACCGGTGCTCGACGTACAGAGCAATGCCGCCAACCCGGTCATCGGCGACCGATCGCTGTCGGAGGATCCGGGCGAAGTCGCACGGCTCGGCGCCGTTCTCATTCGCGCGTTCGAAGCGGAGGGGCTGGCCGCGTGCGGGAAGCACTTTCCCGGGCACGGGGATACGAGCCTGGATTCCCATCTGGAGCTGCCGGTCGTCGAGCACGAGCCGGGGCGCCTGCAGGAGGTCGAGCTGCGGCCGTTCCGCGCGGCCATCGAGACCGGCGTGGCCGCCATCATGACCGCGCACGTCCGGTATCCGGCACTGGATGAGAGCTCGTCGGCCACGCTGTCGCGGGCGCTGATCACCGGCCTGCTGCGCCACGAGCTGGGGTACGACGGACTCGTGGTTACGGACGACATGGCGATGGGCGCCATCGCGAAACACCAGGCAGCGGTGCCCGCGGCCGTCGAGGCAGTCGGCGCCGGATGCGATCTGGTGCTGCTCTGCGAGCCGGATCCGGCGGCGCAGGTGGAGGTCATCGAAGGCCTGATCCGCGCGGTCGAGGACGGCACGCTGTCCGAGCGCCGGGTCGAGGAGGCCCTGGGGCGGCAGCGGCGCGCCCGGGAGCGGTTCCTGCGGGAAGATGACGGCTGGCGGCCGCCTCCGGCGGCGCGCCTGGACGAGGTGATCGGGTGCGCCGAGCACGAGGAGATCGCTCACGCCATGCGGGAGTCGCTGTAGAGCATGCGCAGGCCGCCAGGGTTGCGCGCGGGTGATCGCATCGCGCTGATCGCGCCGGGGAGTCCGTTCGATCGGACGGTGTTCGACCGCGGGCTCGACGAGTTGCGGGCGCTGGGGTTCACGCCGGTGTTCGAGCCGTCGGTGTTCGAGCGGCGGAAGTACGTGGCCGGACCGGCGGAGGGGCGCGCGAACGCGTTCGCATCGGCCTGGGCCGATCCTTCCATCGCCGGGGTCCTCGCGGTCCGCGGCGGCTACGGGAGCGCGCAGGTGCTGCCGTGGCTGGATGCGGAGCGGATGCGCGCGGGATGCAAGGTGCTGCTCGGGTGCAGCGACGTAACCGCGCTGCTGAGCTACGTGACGACGCGCTGCGGCCTGGTGGGGTTTCACGGGCCGATGCTGGTTCATCTGGCGGCGGGCGACGACGGCTACGACCGGACCTCCCTGCTCGGTCAACTGACCGGCGCGCACCCCTACGGCGAGCTGGCAGCCGACGGGCTCGAGGTGCTCAAGCGGGGGCGGGCCCGGGGGC
This region includes:
- a CDS encoding LD-carboxypeptidase; the encoded protein is MRRPPGLRAGDRIALIAPGSPFDRTVFDRGLDELRALGFTPVFEPSVFERRKYVAGPAEGRANAFASAWADPSIAGVLAVRGGYGSAQVLPWLDAERMRAGCKVLLGCSDVTALLSYVTTRCGLVGFHGPMLVHLAAGDDGYDRTSLLGQLTGAHPYGELAADGLEVLKRGRARG
- the nagZ gene encoding beta-N-acetylhexosaminidase, which translates into the protein MPTGLRRHLGQLVVIGFAGVALPVELRAIAREFDLGGVILFARNVEAPLQVAEIAYDVKQLTEIPPWVSVDQEGGRVQRLRAPFTEWPPLETLGRRGDADLTERFGRALARELRSVGITLDYAPVLDVQSNAANPVIGDRSLSEDPGEVARLGAVLIRAFEAEGLAACGKHFPGHGDTSLDSHLELPVVEHEPGRLQEVELRPFRAAIETGVAAIMTAHVRYPALDESSSATLSRALITGLLRHELGYDGLVVTDDMAMGAIAKHQAAVPAAVEAVGAGCDLVLLCEPDPAAQVEVIEGLIRAVEDGTLSERRVEEALGRQRRARERFLREDDGWRPPPAARLDEVIGCAEHEEIAHAMRESL